TATCCATGGAACCATGATCCATTGCAGCGATAGAGGCCACTGGAGCTGAGAGGGCAAAGAGCGCGGCGATTAGTACGGTTATTTTTTTCATGTTGCGAATTCTCCTTTACCTAGATAAAATTGCTGAGCTATTACTTAACTTAAAGCATATGCCGTGCCAACGCGTAACAAGCTGTTTTTATAGTAATTTACTATTATCGACACAATACTACATGGAGAATATTAGACAGATGTGTAGCATATTCTCCTTTGCTACATGCTTTTCCCTTTAATTAGTGATGTGTATGGCCACTGTGACTGCCACCGGATTCGTCTTTGGGATCAGACTGGTCCTTCGAACTGTTCATAAACGCACAACACGCAGATAACATGGACATAACAATCAACGAGGCTAACAGCTTGGCGACTTTTTTCATTTAAGCTCCCCTTTCATTTTGCATCCTAGTGCTTCATCCCCGAATAATGCAGCCGACCCTTTTTCAGATCCCGTTTCTTCATCAATACAAAGATCACCGGGGTCATGATCAGCACATGCACTGCGGAGGATATCATGCCGCCGATCATCGGTGCGGCAATCGGCTTCATCACGTCGGCACCGGTACCCGTTGACCACATGATCGGAATCAAACCAAGCAAAGCCACAGCCACGGTCATCAGCTTGGGCCTGAGCCTAAGCACCGCTCCCTCGAAAGTGGCATCGTAGATATCCTGTTCGGTACAGGGGCCGTTGATCAGCTTTTTGTCCAGCGCTTCGTGCAGGTAGATGACCATTACCACCCCGGTTTCCACGGCGATGCCGTACAGGGCAATGAACCCGACCCAGACAGCAACCGACAGGTTGTAACCTAGGGCTGAGACCAGATAGACCCCCCCCACCAGTGCGAATGGAACAGAGAGCATTACCATGCTCGCCTCAAGGGCAGAATGGAACGTGAAGTAGAGCAGGATGAAGATAATTACCATACCCAGCGGTATCAGTACCTGCAGCCTGGCCTTGGCGCGAATCTGGTTCTCCCATTGGCCGGACCACATAACGTAGTAGCCAGGAGGGAGTTTCAGTTGTTTTTCTAGGATCTGTTTCGCCTCGGTAACAAAGCCTCCCATGTCCCGGCCACGTACGTTAAGAAAGACCAGTGAACGCAGGAGTCCCCCCTCGCTGTTGATCTCCGGTGCGCCGGTGGAGACTTTGAGTTTCGTCACCAGTGACAATGGCACCTGTGCCCCTTCCATCCCTGCCACCAGAATTCGGCGAATGGCAGGTATATTGTCGCGATAGTCTCGCAGGTAACGAATCCGGATCGGGAAGCGGTTTCGCCCTTCAACAGTTGTTGAAAGCATCTCGCCGCCAAGGGCGGTCTCGATGACATCCTGTATGTCACCAACAGAAACTCCGTACCTGGCGGCTGCTTCGCGGTCGATGTCGATGTCGATGTAGTTGCCGCCGGTGACCCGTTCGGCTACCACGTCGGCGGCACCGTTGATCGGCTTGAGAATCGCCTCTGCCTGTATAGCCAGGTCTTTAAGCACATTCAGGTCATTACCGAAGATTTTGACCCCCAGGTCAGTACGCACTCCGGTTGAAAGCATGTTGATCCGGTTGATGATCGGCTGTGTCCACCCGTTTCGTACCCCGATCTGCCGGAGTTTTGCGTCCAGTTCAGCCACGATATCAGCCTTCTTCATCCCTGGTCGCCACTGCTCTTTGGGTTTTAGAATTATGATACTCTCGAACATAGAGACCGGCGCCGGATCGGTGGAAGTCTCGGCTCGTCCCACCTTGCCTAATACATGTTCCACCTCGGGTACGGCCTTGATGATCCGATCCTGCACCTGGATGATACGCTTGGCCTCGGTGATGGATACGTTGGGAAGTGTGACCGGCATATAGAGAAGCGAACCTTCATCGAGCGGAGGCATGAATTCACTGCCAAGGCTCATAAACATAGGCACGGCAATCGCCAGGGCGACAAGATTGAGGGCGATGGTGGTTTTTTTCCAGACCAGCACCCAGCGAATAACCGGTGAATAAAGCTTGATGAAGAAAGTGGAGACCGGATTGGAGCTTTCAGGCGGCATTTTGCCCCGCATGAAGTAGTACATCAGCACCGGTACCAGGGTAATGGCGATCATGGCCGACCCCATCATGGAGAAGGTCTTGGTGAACGCCAGCGGATGAAACAGTTTTCCTTCCTGCCCTTCCAGCATGAATACCGGCACGAAGGAAAGGACGATGATCGCCAGGGAGAAGAAGATCGCCCGACCGACCTGTTTGGCAGATGTTATGACAACCTCCAGCCGTTTTCCCGCTCGTTCCTCCGGTGGCATCTCGGAAAGGTGGCGGTAGCAGTTCTCCACCATGATGACACCGGCATCCACCAGAACGCCAATGGCGATGGCAATACCACCCAGCGACATGATGTTTGACGTGACCCCCATCAGCTTCATGGTGATAAAGGCGATCAGTACCGAGATCGGCAGGGTCAGGACGATCACCAGGGCGCTCTGGAAGTGCAGAAGAAAGATCAGGATCACCAGCGATACAACGACCGATTCTTCCAACAGGTTTTTCTTCAGGGTATCCACTGCCCGCATGATCAGGTCGGAACGGTCATAGGAGACCATGATCTTCACGCCCGGTGGCAGTCCTTTTTCAAGTTCCTTGATCTTGGTTTTGACACGGTGAATAACGTCATGGGCGTTCTCTCCATAACGCATGACCACTATACCGCCAACCGCTTCCCCTTCGCCGTTCATTTCCAAAAGGCCACGTCGGATGGCGCCACCCATCTGAACAGTCCCCAGATTCTTGATGTAGATCGGTGTACCGCGCATATCAGCGCCGATTACAATATTTTCCAGATCTTCCTTTGATTTGACATAGCCGCGACCGCGGATCAGGTACTCGGCATCGGCCTGTTCGATAAGTTTGCCACCAACATCCTTGTTGGCTGCCTTGACCGCCTCCATTACCGTGCTGGTCTTGATCTTGTAGGCAAAGAGTTTGTTCGGATCAAGATCGATCTGGTATTCGCGTACAAGACCGCCGATGGAGGCCACCTCGGCTACCCCCTGAACGGTGTTCAGCTGGTACCGGACAAACCAGTCCTGCAGCGTCCTTAACTGCTCCAGGTCATACCCTTTACCTTCGATGGTGTACCAGAAGACATGGCCGACTCCGGTTCCGTCCGGTCCCAGGGTCGGAACAACGTTGGGCGGGAGAAGCGAAGCCGCGTAATTCAGCCGCTCAAGCACCCTGGTCCGAGCCCAGTAGATGTCAGCCTTGTCTTCGAAGATGACATAGATCATGGAAAAACCGAAGGCGGAGGAAGCACGCACGGCGCGGACCTGTGGCAATCCTTGCAGGTTGACCGCCAGCGGATAGGTGACTTGATCTTCAACCACCTGCGGCGATCGTCCTGGATAATCGGTAAAAACGATTACCTGGTTGTCGGAGAGGTCTGGAATTGCATCCACGGGGGTTTTGTAGACCGACCATGTACCCCAAGCGATGATCAACCCGAAGATCATCAGGATAATTACCCGGTTACGAGCGGAATATTCTATAATTTTTTCTATCATAAGGGGGTCCTTGTCGGGCTTGAAGTCTTTATCAGGTTAAAGCTACATCTTCATGTCGTCCATTTTCAGCGACTTCTTTGCCGGAGCCTGCGGCGACGGTGTGGCGCCATGACCCTCGTGGCCTCCTTGCGTAGGCTGCTGAGCCGTTGCCGGTGACTGTTGTCCTTTTGCGTCAGGTTTAGCGCCGGTATGCTTGCTGTGATCCTGACCACCGCCACCTTTCAGTTGCGATTCAGAGTCGATCAGGTAACCGCCGGATACCGCTACCTTGTCGCCTGATTTGAGGCCGGAGAGTATTTGGGCCTTTTGGTCAACCCGCTCTCCCACCTGCACGTCACGTGGTTCGAACATCCCCGGAGATGTTTCCACCCAGACCACCTGGCGTTTGCCGGTATCAATAATCGCAGTTACCGGAACCACGATCCCTGTGGCAAGCGGAACCTTGATGATCGCATTGACGAACATATCAGGCTTCAGATGCTGTCCGGCATTCGCCATCTCGACACGGGCCTTGACTGTGTGTGTCTTGGGGTCGTGGAAAGGATAGACAAAACTGATCCTGCCGTTTGTTGCAACTTTGGCGTCGGCAGATGAACGGATTTCAACCTGCTGTCCGACCCGTACATACGGGACTTCATTTTCAAAGACATCGATCTCCACCCAGACTCTTGAGAGATCAGCAATATTGAAAAGCACCTCGCCGGTATTGACGTACTGCCCCTCCTGCATCATTTTTTCGATGACCACGCCGGAGAGTGGCGTGTAGATGGGGAGCCTGATATTCGGCTTGCCCGCCTTTTCCAGTTCCGCAAGCTGGCTCTCCTTGACGCCGAAGAGCATCAATCGCTGTTTGGCAGATGCTACCAGACCATCGCCGTTCTGTGCGATGGAGGGTATAGGAGAGTTTTTCAGCTGATCGCGGCTTTTGACTGCCAGCAGGTACTCCTGCTGAGTGGCAAGCAGGTCAGGAGAATATATTTCGGCCACAGGTTTGTCTTTACTGACGACATCTCCGACTTTGTTCACATGCAGTTTGTCGATGCGACCTGCGATCCAGGCGGTGACCTTGGCCTGGCGGGACTGGTCATACTGGACAATGCCGACAGCGTTGATCTCTTTATTCAGGGTAGACTGTTTCGCAGCCACGGTAGCGACGTTGGCCATGACCCGCTGGGTTGGTGACAGGGACACATGCCCGAGCATGTCGGCCTGCTGCTTCTGCTCGGCGGTTTGCTCTCCACCGGTGGCGCCGTCAATCTTCTTGATCAGTTCCATACCGCAGATCGGGCAGGTGCCGGGCTTGTCCTTGATGATGAAGGGGTGCATGGAGCAGGTGTAAAGTTGTTTGCCCTGGGCCGCCTTTTGCTCGGTTGCCTTGCCGGAATGCTGCTTCTGCCACATGAACCAGCCGCCACCTGCTGCTGATGCCAGGATAATTACGGTCAAGGGGATTGCGATTTTCTTGTTCAGGGCCATGGCTGTACCTCGGTATCTATGAATTTTAATGATGTTGAGAGTGTTCAGACGCAGGCGCTGTTTCAGCCGGTGTCTGTGTTTTTTCAGGCATTGCCGCCGATGGCAACGTTATCTGAATAGCAGACGTCGATATGAGATCGCTTCCGACAGCCGCTTCAAGCTGGGACAGTTTCATCATGTACTCGGCCTGCGAGTCGTACAGTTCCCGCTCGTAGTTGAACAGGTTCATTCTGCCATCCAGAAGGGTCAGAAAATCCACTTTGTTGACCCGATAGCTGATGACGGCTGATTCAAGGGATTGTTCCGCCTGGGGGATGATACCACCCTTGTACAACTCAACAAGCTTCCTGCGTCGGTCCAGTTGGGCAAGGGTGTCGTTAATGGTATACGAGATGTTGTTCTTCAATCCGTTGAGCTCTTCCAGTGACATGTTTGTCTCGGATGACGCCTCAACGACCATGGCCTGACGACGCTCTTTCTGCAACGGCAGGTTGAAGGTAACGCCGACAGTGAACATATTGTAACCGGGATCTTTCACCATGTCGGTATCAACCTTCTCGCGGAACATGTATTCGAATGAGAGATTAAAATCTGGATAAAATTCTTTTTCCGCCAACCGTCGTGATGCCTGACCCTTGTTGGACAGGTTGATCAGGCTTTTTATCTGAGGTCTTTTATCAAAGGCAATCTCGTTGAGCTGTTGGGCAGAAAGCGTGATCTGCGGCAGGGTGAAATCGGCAATAGTTCCAAAAGGAGTATTTCCGGGACGATACAGAAGGTAGTTGAGATTGGCCGCAAGACTTTGCCGCTGCTGTTTGAGGGTGATCTGCATGTCGAGCATCTTTGACTTTTCAAGACTGGCCTTGTAGATATCCTGCTGTACTCCCTGTCCAACAGAGTATTTCGATTCGGCAATTGTTTTGATGTCGCCAAGTAACTGCAGGTTTTTGTCGATAATTCCCAAAAACTTGTCCACTGCCCAGATCTGGTAATAGGTCTCTTTTACCATCCTGGTCAGTTCAAGTTTGCGCTCTTCAATAGACCATTTATAGGATTCTGCCTCATAGTCGGCAACTTCCTGTTTGATGGCCCGCTTCCCCCAGAAAGGCAATTGCTGTGAGATGCCGATTACTTTTGCGGTCTGAGGGTCAGAGCCGCCAAAAGAGAACGGCTCACGAGCCACAAGGTTTTGCAGCTTGAACATGAACATCGGGTCTTCTAGGCTTGATGCCTGCTTGGCCTTGTTGGCAAACATCTGCCACTTGGCCTGGGAAGACTTTAATTCGGGATTATTGGCAACTGCAGAAGAAACAAGAGTTGCCAGATCTTCGGCAGGTAATTTCACTTCTTCCGACCATGCAACAACTGGCGAAAGAGCTAGCAGCATAAGAAAAACAAGTGAGCGAAGGTTTTTCATGGAAACTCCTGAACATATATTTACATTACAGGTATCTTTACACAGGTCATGCCAATACATACCAAGCTGATATTTATAGTTTTTTTGACCTAGCCCTAAAAAATACTGCTGAATATCCTTCACAATGTTACGAATATTCTGCTGTGTAATTCCGACTAAAGCACATGTTATATAATCGTAAATCATTGAGCTTTCTTTAATGGTATTTTATCAACTAATTATGACCTTGCAGAACTATGCCGTATTTCTCGATCCGGTAGATGAGCGTATGTCGGGGAATCTTCAAAAAACGTGCAGCAGCGGTCTGGTTCCAGGCGTTGCGCTCCAAAGCTTCGACGACAACTTCCCGCTCCAGTTGCTCAAGAGAATACCCTTCGTCAGGCAGTTTTATGATCGCATTCCCTGAAACACTATTCACACTGAATTTCTCCGGCAACTCATCAAGGCTGATTTCATCACTGTTACGCATTATAAGCAGCCGTTCGACACTGTTTTCCAGCTCTCGCACATTCCCAGGCCAGGAGTACATGACCAGAGTATGCAGGGCATCCTTGTCGAAGGACACCTTATCGCTGCCGTGCTTGGTGCAAAAATAGCGGATCAGCAGCGGGATATCCTTACGCCGCTCACGTAGCGGCGGGAGATGCATCGGGATGACCGACAGTCGATAATAAAGATCCTCACGAAAGGTGCCGTCAGCAATCGCCTTATCGATATTCAGGTTGGTGGCGGCGACAATCCGGACATCCACCTTTTCGACTTTGGTTCCGCCGACCGGCTCCACTTCCTTTTCCTGCAAGGCCCTGAGCAGTTTTGGCTGCAACTCCAGCGGCAGTTCACCCACCTCATCCAGAAGCAGGGTACCCCCGTCCGCCAGTTGGAACTTGCCGGTTTTATCCTTGATTGCGCCGGTGAAGGCGCCTTTCATATGGCCAAACAGCTCGCTTTCAAGCAGATCGCGGGGGATGGCAGCGCAGTTGATGGCCACAAACGGCGCCTCACGACGGGAGCTGTTGGCGTGCAGGGAGCGGGCTACCAACTCCTTGCCGGTGCCGGATTCCCCGGTGATCAGAATCGATGCATCCGTATCGGCGACCTTGCGGATTACCGTAAAGACTTTTTCCATCTCTTTTGATTGCCCCACAATAGTGCGGAAGTCGGCCTTGTCCGACAATTCGCTCTTCAGGCGCTTATTCTCTTCAGTGAGTCCGTTAAACTGGAGTGCCTTTTTAACGGTCAATTTGAGTTCATCCCTGTTGAACGGCTTGGTGATGTAGTCGTATGCTCCACTTTTCATCGCCTCCACGGCAACATCAACGGTGCCAAAGGCGGTGATGATGATGACCAGCGTCTCTGGCGAACGCTCCTTGATGGACTTGAGCACCATCAGTCCGTCCATTCCAGTCATGTTCATGTCGGTAATAACCAGGTCGGGGCGGGATTGGCCGAACCAGTACAAACCTTCTTCGCCGGACGAAGCGGCCTGCACCTCATAACCTTCTTCCTGGAGATTGTATTCCAGTACCCGCCGCAGCGAGTTGTCGTCGTCGATGACCAGTATCTTCTGTTTCATGATTTCTCTCCCGTCGGTTGCGGCAACCTGACGATGACAGTCGTTCCGTGATCAGCTTCGCTTTCGACCAGTAATGTGCCGCCATTGCTCTCGATAATCTTTTTGGTGATTGCCAGCCCCAACCCGGTACCATCCGGTTTGGTGGTAAAAAAGGGCTCGAAGATCCTTTTCCGGGTCTCCTCGTCCATTCCCGAACCGGTATCGCGGAACTGAATCTCGCACAAACCGTTTGCATAGGTTTTCGTGGCGATGATCACGCTGCCGCCTGGTTTGGTGGCTTGCAGCGCATTGATGATAATATTGAGAAATCCCTGACGGAGCTTCTCGCCATCGGCCTTGATAATAATTGGAGAAGGAGGAGGCTGCACAACGAGCTTGATGTTCCGCTCCCTGGCATCGTTCGCAACCAACGTCACTATCGTCTCCAACTCCTCCTGTATTGGGCAAGGCTTCATGTCAGCCGGTTGTGGGCGCGCCATGTGTAGAAAGTC
This window of the Geoanaerobacter pelophilus genome carries:
- a CDS encoding efflux RND transporter permease subunit; translation: MIEKIIEYSARNRVIILMIFGLIIAWGTWSVYKTPVDAIPDLSDNQVIVFTDYPGRSPQVVEDQVTYPLAVNLQGLPQVRAVRASSAFGFSMIYVIFEDKADIYWARTRVLERLNYAASLLPPNVVPTLGPDGTGVGHVFWYTIEGKGYDLEQLRTLQDWFVRYQLNTVQGVAEVASIGGLVREYQIDLDPNKLFAYKIKTSTVMEAVKAANKDVGGKLIEQADAEYLIRGRGYVKSKEDLENIVIGADMRGTPIYIKNLGTVQMGGAIRRGLLEMNGEGEAVGGIVVMRYGENAHDVIHRVKTKIKELEKGLPPGVKIMVSYDRSDLIMRAVDTLKKNLLEESVVVSLVILIFLLHFQSALVIVLTLPISVLIAFITMKLMGVTSNIMSLGGIAIAIGVLVDAGVIMVENCYRHLSEMPPEERAGKRLEVVITSAKQVGRAIFFSLAIIVLSFVPVFMLEGQEGKLFHPLAFTKTFSMMGSAMIAITLVPVLMYYFMRGKMPPESSNPVSTFFIKLYSPVIRWVLVWKKTTIALNLVALAIAVPMFMSLGSEFMPPLDEGSLLYMPVTLPNVSITEAKRIIQVQDRIIKAVPEVEHVLGKVGRAETSTDPAPVSMFESIIILKPKEQWRPGMKKADIVAELDAKLRQIGVRNGWTQPIINRINMLSTGVRTDLGVKIFGNDLNVLKDLAIQAEAILKPINGAADVVAERVTGGNYIDIDIDREAAARYGVSVGDIQDVIETALGGEMLSTTVEGRNRFPIRIRYLRDYRDNIPAIRRILVAGMEGAQVPLSLVTKLKVSTGAPEINSEGGLLRSLVFLNVRGRDMGGFVTEAKQILEKQLKLPPGYYVMWSGQWENQIRAKARLQVLIPLGMVIIFILLYFTFHSALEASMVMLSVPFALVGGVYLVSALGYNLSVAVWVGFIALYGIAVETGVVMVIYLHEALDKKLINGPCTEQDIYDATFEGAVLRLRPKLMTVAVALLGLIPIMWSTGTGADVMKPIAAPMIGGMISSAVHVLIMTPVIFVLMKKRDLKKGRLHYSGMKH
- a CDS encoding sigma-54-dependent transcriptional regulator, producing MKQKILVIDDDNSLRRVLEYNLQEEGYEVQAASSGEEGLYWFGQSRPDLVITDMNMTGMDGLMVLKSIKERSPETLVIIITAFGTVDVAVEAMKSGAYDYITKPFNRDELKLTVKKALQFNGLTEENKRLKSELSDKADFRTIVGQSKEMEKVFTVIRKVADTDASILITGESGTGKELVARSLHANSSRREAPFVAINCAAIPRDLLESELFGHMKGAFTGAIKDKTGKFQLADGGTLLLDEVGELPLELQPKLLRALQEKEVEPVGGTKVEKVDVRIVAATNLNIDKAIADGTFREDLYYRLSVIPMHLPPLRERRKDIPLLIRYFCTKHGSDKVSFDKDALHTLVMYSWPGNVRELENSVERLLIMRNSDEISLDELPEKFSVNSVSGNAIIKLPDEGYSLEQLEREVVVEALERNAWNQTAAARFLKIPRHTLIYRIEKYGIVLQGHN
- a CDS encoding efflux RND transporter periplasmic adaptor subunit translates to MALNKKIAIPLTVIILASAAGGGWFMWQKQHSGKATEQKAAQGKQLYTCSMHPFIIKDKPGTCPICGMELIKKIDGATGGEQTAEQKQQADMLGHVSLSPTQRVMANVATVAAKQSTLNKEINAVGIVQYDQSRQAKVTAWIAGRIDKLHVNKVGDVVSKDKPVAEIYSPDLLATQQEYLLAVKSRDQLKNSPIPSIAQNGDGLVASAKQRLMLFGVKESQLAELEKAGKPNIRLPIYTPLSGVVIEKMMQEGQYVNTGEVLFNIADLSRVWVEIDVFENEVPYVRVGQQVEIRSSADAKVATNGRISFVYPFHDPKTHTVKARVEMANAGQHLKPDMFVNAIIKVPLATGIVVPVTAIIDTGKRQVVWVETSPGMFEPRDVQVGERVDQKAQILSGLKSGDKVAVSGGYLIDSESQLKGGGGQDHSKHTGAKPDAKGQQSPATAQQPTQGGHEGHGATPSPQAPAKKSLKMDDMKM
- a CDS encoding TolC family protein codes for the protein MKNLRSLVFLMLLALSPVVAWSEEVKLPAEDLATLVSSAVANNPELKSSQAKWQMFANKAKQASSLEDPMFMFKLQNLVAREPFSFGGSDPQTAKVIGISQQLPFWGKRAIKQEVADYEAESYKWSIEERKLELTRMVKETYYQIWAVDKFLGIIDKNLQLLGDIKTIAESKYSVGQGVQQDIYKASLEKSKMLDMQITLKQQRQSLAANLNYLLYRPGNTPFGTIADFTLPQITLSAQQLNEIAFDKRPQIKSLINLSNKGQASRRLAEKEFYPDFNLSFEYMFREKVDTDMVKDPGYNMFTVGVTFNLPLQKERRQAMVVEASSETNMSLEELNGLKNNISYTINDTLAQLDRRRKLVELYKGGIIPQAEQSLESAVISYRVNKVDFLTLLDGRMNLFNYERELYDSQAEYMMKLSQLEAAVGSDLISTSAIQITLPSAAMPEKTQTPAETAPASEHSQHH